From Ictalurus punctatus breed USDA103 chromosome 26, Coco_2.0, whole genome shotgun sequence:
ACATATACACCTGCATTCCCAAACCATGTAGACTTACACTAACACAAGTCCACCTCTATTaatgcttcaataaaataatcataaacGTGCAAAACAATCAAAGCGAGCCGTGTGCTTCTTCCTGACGCCTGGCACTGACTCACTAACCACTGCATCATTTTTAAATTCTGCCCTGTTCGTTAGCGCCGCCTCTGATTGGCTCGCACACTAGCGCGGCCTCTGATTGGCTCTCGCGTTGCCGTCGCTTCTGATTGGCTCGCCTGATTTGAAATTCCAAGCGAGCACAGCAAAGGATCAGGAGACAACACGGCGACGGTGTAATTCATATTAAAAGTCCTGACCATACGCTAAAGAATCGACGcgatgactttaaaaaaaaaaaaaaaaaagattatattgaaattagttgattattttcctcacaaAGCGTTCGGTGCGGCGAATTTATGAACAattatctatttttatttgttaatgaatgaCACGTCATGTTCTCACATACAGCTTtaaacagtccttccctcaccagacaaattttttttggtctgaagATGTCCGAAAACTTAAAACTTACTTATAAagttcacctctgactgttacgcAGCACTGACACCTTccataaaatgttaatgttaaactAAACTCATGACTTCTCACACCATCCACAGTAAATCAAATATCACTTCACTACATTCAATGAGATTATACAGTAGTAGTATTCACTTAATTTTTTGTTCACATACTAGCTAATGGatatattgtgtgtttgtgtattgtgtgtatcaAGTGTCGTGTCTTCAAACAAACGGCACTTcaatacaaatataattttttaaaaataaatactgtatcagATACAAGAGTCGAgatctttatttgtcacatacacaattATACGTGGGTATTACGATGTTTTTTAATGGTGTTGTGAAAAAGAGAAAACGGTCCTGCATCAAGAATCGTCAGTCCTCACACACAATAGGACTGGTCTGAGGAACCTTTCGAGATAAGTGCTCGGATTTATCTCTACAGCATCGTACCTTTTTAACAATTACAGAATTTCAGACGTTGCTGAAATCATGACCTAACACTTCGTCACTCGCTAGCATGTACCctctgtgtaaataaaataaacctatTTACGTTTCTGTTTACAGGCAATGACAGAGAGGATGGCGTGTCCTACATTAGAGGAGGAACATGTGGAGGATGTACTGAGGTGGGTATTTGTGTGAGAGCTTGTTTAGCATATTAAGAGCTGAATTATCTTACTGTCTATTTTAGAGCTCACGACTTCCTCGCTTTCTTCCTCAAACACAGGCATTATGCACTGAAATAATCAGGTACTCATCACAATCAGCTCTGAAGTGGATTGCTTTAGAAGGAAGGTTGTTTTAGTGCAGGAAAAAAGGTGGGCTGGATGGAGACATGCTTCGGTtttacataacacacacacacacacacacacacacacagagagagagagctctgaAGCTCTGAGTGCTGCCATCGCTGTTTACTTCAGCTTCATTTCAACAAACGACATTTTCCTACATTACACCATCATGCTGATGtacataaatgtatttttaatttaaatgtgttGTTAATTAATCAGTaatgacaacaacaaacagaaaacagctTCGATTAAAgtgaagagaaacagagaaaccGTTACCACAGATTTAAAGTCtaatatatttttgataaagtGTAGGTTTTCTAGTCTGGAACTTTGCAAACGTTCACATGAGATAGAATCTTTTATTTGCCGAGTGCAGAGGGATTTCTCTCTGGAAATAGGACAAAAAGAACAATTAAAAGAaagctgtaatatatataaagttatagGTTTTTAAAAGATGAACATCGGTTGTATTATACACCGTGAGTATCAGATATGTGGACAGTTATGAATTCTCATTTCTGAAGGGTCAGAAAGTATTGATTCCTTTCTTAGAACAACAATAATAgctgatgtggtgaagttttctgtttaCGTGAGatttttatggaaggagtctccagtgtcagcagcactgtaacagtcagagggaaACCTGTAACCTCCAGGATCCCCTGCTGACCTTTCTAGATAAAAGTCTCAACAATTCTGTCTATACAgatgaaaatgaatcagcaaAACGTAAAAGGTAGAAAAGTGTTTATTCGTTCAGTGAAACAGCatttcactcattcacacacattatttactCTTCACTGTTTTCCCCCTTCAGAGTTCCAGTTGACACATAAAGTGCCAAAAAAAGTCAGTGGTTTAGAAAGGTCAGAGTGAGGGCAACACCGGAAGTGCGTCAGTGTGATGCGTTAGTGCAGGTTAACGATGCAGGTTTTTGTCTAAGACAGAACGCAGCTGTTGTTTTTCCTCCTCGTTTTCTTATCGCCACAGTCCCTCGCGCAAATCTGTCTGCGCCTGCGCAGCGCCGGACTCACGCGGCTGGGCAGGTCGGCTCGCGCGAGCAGCTCTCGGAACACCGCGGCGACGTTCTCACCGGTTCGCGCGGACGCGCTCACGAACCCCGCGTGCCACTCGTCCTCCACGGCGCGCATGGCGCGCGCGCACTCGGCGCGGCTGCGGCTCGCTAGGTCCGCTTTGCTCTCCACCACGGTGATGGCGTTGAACGCGTCGCCCTTGATCTCGAGGATCTCGTCGCGCAGGCGCTGCGCCTCCTCGAGCGAGCCGCGATCGCGCGCCGCGTACACGAGCGCGAAGGCGTCGCCGGTGCGAATGCGCAGCGCGCGCATGGCCGGGAACGCGTAGCTGCCGCTCGTGTCCAGGATCTCCAGGCGCAGGCGCGCGGCTCCGTCCAGGTCGCACTCGAGCGCGTGCAGCTCCTCCACGGTGCGCGCGTGCCGTGGCTCGAAACGGTCCTGCAGGAAGCGCGCAATCAGCGCCGTCTTTCCCACACCGGCGGCGCCCAAGAAGACAATCCGCGCCGTGCGCCGCTCCGGTACCGATAGCGAAGATGACGTCATCACGCCTAGACGCCGCGGACCGAGTGAACACCAGGTGCTGCGAGCTTGCGTAACACTTTGGAGTGAGTGCACGTGCGCTGTGACTGACCAGAAACTTTGGAGTAACGCTTCGGAGAAACGCTCTCGCGCCTTTAATATGAACCCAGCAGTCTCCGCGTGCACAGCGGTGGCCAATAGGGTGCCTGGGGTTGGTGACGTCACATCTGTGGCTGTATTAAGTtgaaaaattacattaaatattttcctacttaaacaataaataaaattattttccaataaaggCAATATCTACatgatatttatttgtaattttgtaGTTTTTAGGCATGGGTTATTTGGGATGTCACCTGGAGCATTTCACTGTATCAAacacaatgacaataaaacctcGATcctagatttaaaaataataactatatacatatatatatatatatatatatatatatatatatatatatatatatatatatatatatatgcaaatgtATGCGTATTTAAATAGACAAAGCCTCATTTGCATCCTTAAAACGTAAATTCATGAAATAAAGTATTATACTGCCATCAGTCAACTGGCAAAGATTAAATGTGACATGCATTGTGTCAATTTTTCCTTAACTTATTCAGACGGCCGTATTTTACTTCATGGAGCATGGAAGCtgacaaaataatatcaattCCGAATAATATACATGTCctaataaatgaacattttctTCCTGTCATGTTATTTCATATGTTCACTCGTTTGCCAGCGGTTTTTCATGCTCTGAACTCACTGGGAGTAAAATTCCCCTTTAAAACATAATGGAGATTGTAGAGTGTATGTGAATGAGGTGAAAGATGAAGCATCTGAGATTCCCAGGGAAAAGTAAACGCTTTCAGAGTGATCCATTTCAGCACTGAGCCGCTCACAGTCCACCATTACCCCAGCAGATTGGTCACGACATGAGTGCATCTGTAGAGTTGATGTTCTACTGAAATTCCTATCACGCAGCTAACTTTATTAAACAGCGTAGCCTAACTACAGTGTTAGCATCAAATGCTTAGCTAGcatcactgtaaaaaaaacaaaaaaacaaaaaaaaaaacaacaaaacacacaacattatTTGAGTAGAACATCGAATGAAAAATTTGCCCGAGTACTCTGAAAGCATCGACTTTTCCCTGGGAATCTCGGACGCTTCACTTTTGACCTGTACTTCTGATAACTGTGTTTAGGGTttttaaaatccacacacacacacttttggaGGTTGAATTTATTTAAGATATCTTGTTGCACTGCATGCTCTCAGAACAAAGATCAGATATTTTAAGAAAGGAGCAAAACTCCACTTTGTGACTCACACATGAGAACAAAACAACCGCATCAGTGTCAGCGTGTATCGCTGCACGTGGTTCTCGCTCTCTGTTCAGTAGGGTAAAGGCCAAGAGGCTCTTACTGTTGAattcatgaatgaataaatcaacCAACGTAGCTCGATTGTGCATGGACAGAACCTGTTTCACGCATCCAAATATGCATGTCTCACATCAACAACAGCCTGCCTCCATGGCGGATCTGAGCTTTAAATAGCAGCTCACTGTGATCATTTAGTCTTTATAGTCTTTATAGTGTAAATGTGATAGTTCATTATAAGAcattataaagtgttatttaaaaaatcagggtttttttttttttttgctttcttctgATAGACCTACCACTTCATTTAATTTCTGAGTGGAggtataaacacacaataaagaTTAAGACTATTATGACACTTTTATTACACTTCCACGTGCAGGGTAGCCATTCtgtatttctacataaatatcgCTATAAAGATCAACTACACTGAGTATTTGAATACATATTGTGatcatattctttcttttccactgcATCAGTAGAGAGCAGCATTAGGTTtgcttaatatttaaaaatgcagctAACTGTTGTCATGGCAACGCAGAGTAACCTGAATACACCTCTGTCCTCTCCATCCACGGAGCAACAACACAATACAAGCACGAAGGCCAAATTTGGGTTTGTTTATCTGCTCATACAAGTGTGcatttaccacacacacacacacacacacacacacacacacacacacacacacacacacattgcataTATTccattacatacagtatttgtggggggaaaaatcactattggaatacattttttttttcaattgctTTGTTTTTCTGGAGAACTTTATCAGACTTGATCTGATACCTGACATCAGAGGTGTAAAAGGTTAAAAGGGAGCAAACAagtacacagggtcgcggggagcctggaccCGAggtggggaacaccctggatggggtgccaacccaccgcAGGGCACTAGCagacacatactcacacactacggacaatttagacactccaatcagcctacgacgcatgtctttggactggggaggaaaccggagtatccggaggaaacccccacagcacagggagaacatgcagaccccacacacacagggtcgaGGCGGGAATTCAACCCCCAAtcccggaggtgcaaggcaagcatgctaactactaagccagcGTGCCTGCCCCccattctttaatgaattgtaaaaaatttaattatgggcaaaaatggctgcagtatacgaggaataaaacactcagggacgtgttgttataggaaaataatcacctgcagggtggtgtgatgtggccatgaagcagagttactgacACAACTGTTAAAAAGTtgattttcctacaacagcacgtccaaatgtattttattcctcttataccgcatccatttgttaaaaatgacactattttaaatttatttttttttaaaaacaacatagcaaactttttaaaaatccctttatggttacatttaatgtggtGTAACGTCTGTAAAACAAAcgagttcctgttatcacttacatcgCTTCATTCTCCCTTGAagttcataataaaaaaataaatacacaaacgcAGTGTAGAGTAGTTCCTTTGTCCTGAcacattcccccccccccccccccccccaagaaaaTAGGATATTGATCTAGAGTTAATTTTTCTACCCTGTTTGAGACTTATTAACAAGGGATAAATTCGGTGTGCTAGAAAACTTCAGGAACATCTTCACCGTCTGACGCGTGTGTGGTGAATTCGAATATTTATGAGGAcctgtaatatgtgtgtgtgtgtgtgtgtgtaaaggttgaGCAGAATGGAAAGCAGAATGTTGTTTAATCCCCCGGGATTACGGTTCAGATGAGACGTCCTCTCGTACCCTCGCTCGCCATAACAACAAGTGTCCCTGTGTCATGACGTGAAAACAGATTGTACCCTCACATCCTCCACAAATGTCACCATGATCCAGTGTCCTGTGTGTTCAGAGCGCTTTTTGGAAAAGACACTGTCAACTCATAAGTAAgaggttgtttgtttttttaacagtttgATTAAATTTAAAGGAAGGGAATTCATTATTACAAATGTTATTAATCTAGATCTAGTCTAGGTCAAATAATTACAGGACTATTTCTGCTGCAAGATACATAAACTCTGTATTCTATGTTTTTAAAGGCAAATCTTACCCCTAGTTCAAACTCTAAAGGCAAAAATGTCAATTTACACagcattgaaaaaaaataactttatttaatgCGTAAATTTCtcaaatatatttatgatattcatattcaaatacttTTCCATCTTCCAAGCTCCATGGAATTATGCCTTGTTATTTGAATTATAGTTCAAAATAGACTCTTTTTTCCAGGTGAGCGTGTGATAATTTAGTTATGACGCTCAACCTGCGTCTAGCGTCCCTTCCTCAATCATTTCCACAGCTTCATAGCTCTGGGGCATCATTTCAGAATTAAACTATACATTCCAAACATGTCTGAGCGGATCGGATTCGTTTTCTATAAGAAGGACACTGTACAGTTTTAATTCTGCATTAAACTGCTTTATTAAGCCATGCAGTTCAACAGTTACCAGTGTCAATTGttcattaaaacatgttttctTCGGAAATGTAATCTGAATTAGAAAGGAAATTCACCTATGGTGTGCATGTTTTTCTATGATAGTTTATGTGTATGATTTACATTGTCTACTAATGAGGACATGCTATTACTGAAGAAAAAGGTTTTGATTGATATTATTTAATTGGTTATTTTAACCAAATAACTGCAAACAGATAAAGTATAAAGGAAAAGACTTTAAGAAATTAAGAAAATTTCCCCTCATGCCTCAGGGATATATCATagttattactgttgttgttattattatttgccttTTCAGTTATTAATTTTTTGGCACAAAATGGCGTTCATACCTTACAGTAATAAACCGGATCACTACATCAGACATCATGCATCGAGCATGATAACTTCCATGACATTCCAGAATTTAACCTTCATAAGgcatgagatatatatatatacacacacatatagatataaaaatatatttgttataaaAGAGCTGTTTATCGAAGTGTTAAACTAGTAAAGGAGGGAAATGAACTCTGTTAGCAACAGTGTTCCGCACATCTCAACATCGATTACTTTTGCCTGCCATCTCCAGTCGCGGGAAATTTGTCATGGCTGCCCGTGAAGACGTTAATCGAGTTCACAGATTTACAACATTGTTCTTAACTGAATTATAACTGACATTTTTATCCAACGTGTCATGATTCCACTTAAGTAGAACAACTTTTTTCCAGCCAGGTTTTTGCCTGGTTTTCTTTCTCGTTACGCTTTACAAGCTGTCGTTAGCTGTTAGCTTGTAAAATAAAGGTTGTTTTTAGTGCCTCAGCGTGGTCGAGTCCTGAATAGCGCCGTGTTCCCTTCGTAAGTGCGCTACATAGGGTATGTAGTAGTGACTGTGTTTAAGGGCGCTATGTAGGGCACTAGATGTCCAACAGGGAGTTAATTTGGGACGTTGCTCAGAAGGAACGCCATATCATTTACACTTTTAATTTTCTTACATTCTTAAACTTTATGTCCATTACAGGAGAAATAGTCAGAATGTCGGAGGAAAATCTCACGAGCCAAGATAAAGAAGAAGTAAGTGTTTTAAaatttcccccttttttttttatttgcttgaaGATTCTGACACGAGTCAGAATGAGTCGGTTCTTTGAGTCGGCTCTTTTGGCTGACTTCTGAGAGTCGACTCAGAATTAATGACTGTAGAGTAAGATTTCATGAAACAGTGTCCGCAATAATTAGGCAAAGATTTATACGTTTGATGTGTAAATAGTAAAAACAACGCCAACTTTGTACGATTTAGAGAAAGAACAAATACCGGAGCTGAAAGAATCGGCTCCTGTTGTTGATCTGagccaaatgatctgactcgctaggtgtttacatgcagccTAATAACACGAccattacattatatacatttctaagaaaatatataaaaaaaacctttatttataaaatatatatttgaaaaaacACCACATGTAGAAATCCTTATGAGCAAAGTCCCTcggtataaatatttaatatgacTTGTGGTTTGGGGTGACTGATTGGTATACAGAATAAAAAGTACATTACTGAAAGGTAATATTAAGGTAAATGTCCTGATCAGTGTGTTATATACAGACGTACTGActccttatttattatttatttatgatattttcTTACAGCTGAAGAGGCGACTGGAGCTGCTGCAGAGAGAGTACGAGAGGACAGCACAGAGATTACAGGTACGTGTGGATCTGTATCGCATAAACATAAAACCTCACCATTGTCCAGTCTTAACTCTTAGCTCATTTAAACTCTTTTTATTAATAGAAGACTGAAGGAAATTCAACTCGTATAATGATGTGTAACTTGTAAAAGGATTCCGTTGTGTTCTTGACGATGTTATGAGTGTAACGTTTtactgttgtgtttgtgtgttagcgTGCTGAGTGGAGGGAGGCGGTCCGTAAGAATGTCCAGAACACGATCACGGAGCAGAACCGGCTGCTGCACATCAACACGTCAGCCATGTTGGAACAGAGCTCTTCTTCTTCCCCGGAGCCGCTTTCTAACCCGAATGTTCCTTCAGACATGAGTAAGTGTGCTCAGATAAACCTAATGAATCATTATAGAGaagatgtctctctctctctctctctctctctctctctcacacacacacacacacacaatacatattAGATGTTCTGAAAGAGAGAATTTGATTTCATCCTTGGACATGAACAGCTTTGGA
This genomic window contains:
- the rasd3 gene encoding RASD family member 3, yielding MTSSSLSVPERRTARIVFLGAAGVGKTALIARFLQDRFEPRHARTVEELHALECDLDGAARLRLEILDTSGSYAFPAMRALRIRTGDAFALVYAARDRGSLEEAQRLRDEILEIKGDAFNAITVVESKADLASRSRAECARAMRAVEDEWHAGFVSASARTGENVAAVFRELLARADLPSRVSPALRRRRQICARDCGDKKTRRKNNSCVLS